A single window of Vibrio sp. HB236076 DNA harbors:
- a CDS encoding chemotaxis protein CheW has protein sequence MNEQRKPLSGEQALDDYFADLLAEGNENALDKRDGDAEQNDEEGAAQIEDETGSVGSEQELPLQQVEVESPKQDVVPTPEVDILEHQDSLQYQPKTSFVQPDSYAQRESDLVPNLEDVERLLGQLQVMNHSSLEDIDDLIERNTVEIKLERQESVSTAASLADNDIDDPAAALDEIQDWETDSLDTHDVVIDEQVVESSFSESTFEPTNESVSTIETEHDVHASSMQHAAPQSQWQSTQRDTDFQVLYFEVNQVTFAVPLDELGGIHQLGELNHLIGRPKWYLGLQTSKAQQLDVVDTAKWVMADKLADESYKDGYQYIVMLGESMWGLAASQLLGTELLKTEQINWRSQAGKRPWLAGMVKEKMCALIHVEELIAMLKAGLDVKSLN, from the coding sequence ATGAATGAGCAACGTAAACCACTGTCTGGTGAACAAGCATTAGATGATTACTTTGCTGATTTGTTGGCAGAGGGCAATGAGAACGCGCTCGATAAGCGAGATGGCGACGCTGAGCAAAATGACGAAGAGGGCGCAGCTCAGATTGAAGATGAGACTGGTTCGGTTGGCTCGGAGCAAGAGTTACCCTTACAACAAGTAGAGGTTGAGTCGCCCAAACAAGATGTTGTCCCCACACCTGAGGTCGACATTTTAGAGCATCAAGACTCGTTACAGTATCAACCCAAGACGAGCTTTGTTCAGCCAGACAGTTATGCGCAGCGAGAGTCTGATTTAGTACCAAACCTTGAAGATGTTGAGCGTTTGTTAGGTCAATTGCAGGTCATGAACCACTCTAGTTTAGAGGACATTGATGATCTGATTGAAAGAAATACGGTTGAAATTAAATTAGAAAGGCAAGAAAGTGTATCGACTGCAGCTTCTTTGGCTGACAATGACATTGATGACCCCGCCGCCGCTCTAGATGAGATACAAGATTGGGAGACAGATTCGCTTGATACTCATGATGTGGTTATTGACGAGCAGGTTGTCGAGTCGTCCTTCTCTGAGTCTACTTTCGAGCCGACGAATGAATCTGTTTCGACAATTGAAACTGAACACGATGTGCACGCATCAAGCATGCAACATGCAGCGCCTCAATCACAGTGGCAAAGTACCCAAAGAGACACGGACTTTCAGGTCTTGTATTTCGAGGTGAACCAAGTGACGTTTGCCGTCCCTTTAGACGAACTGGGTGGTATTCATCAGCTCGGTGAACTCAATCACTTGATTGGTCGACCTAAGTGGTACTTAGGCTTACAAACCAGTAAAGCGCAACAACTCGATGTGGTCGATACGGCCAAATGGGTGATGGCAGACAAGCTAGCAGATGAAAGCTACAAAGACGGTTATCAGTATATCGTCATGTTGGGGGAAAGTATGTGGGGGTTAGCTGCCTCACAACTTTTGGGTACTGAGCTACTCAAAACCGAACAAATCAATTGGCGCTCTCAAGCCGGTAAGCGCCCTTGGCTTGCAGGAATGGTAAAAGAAAAAATGTGTGCTTTAATTCATGTAGAAGAATTAATTGCCATGCTAAAAGCTGGACTTGATGTAAAATCGTTGAATTAA
- a CDS encoding DsbE family thiol:disulfide interchange protein: protein MNKRVFWFVPLMVFLLLMVGFVVKLDTLQDRPETALDSALIGQPLPQVWSDDLSDLSKRHRLDALSGQPFLLNVWATWCPTCLAEHQFLGQLKQQGVTIIGINYKDQRQQALEWLNQYGNPYQLSLYDPKGELGIELGVYGAPETFYIDEQGVIRYRWVGEMNQSTWDKVFKDRFAGAQRESM from the coding sequence ATGAACAAACGTGTTTTTTGGTTTGTGCCATTGATGGTCTTTTTGTTATTAATGGTCGGATTTGTTGTAAAACTCGATACGCTTCAAGACCGTCCCGAGACGGCATTAGACTCGGCGCTAATTGGCCAGCCTTTACCACAGGTATGGAGTGACGATTTATCGGACTTGTCCAAACGCCATCGACTCGACGCATTGTCTGGGCAACCATTTTTACTCAACGTGTGGGCAACATGGTGTCCAACGTGTTTGGCTGAGCATCAGTTTTTAGGTCAATTAAAGCAGCAAGGCGTGACGATTATTGGTATTAACTATAAAGATCAGCGTCAACAGGCTTTGGAATGGCTCAATCAATACGGCAATCCCTACCAACTCTCGCTTTATGATCCCAAGGGGGAGCTAGGCATAGAGCTTGGTGTGTACGGTGCACCAGAAACATTTTACATCGACGAACAAGGCGTGATCCGGTATCGATGGGTTGGTGAAATGAATCAAAGCACCTGGGATAAGGTATTTAAAGACAGGTTCGCCGGTGCACAAAGGGAATCCATGTGA
- a CDS encoding heme ABC transporter permease: MWKSLHWAANPQQLYFFCQRYYKRMVWVSTLVLFIGLTWGIAWAPTDYQQGDSFRIIYLHVPTAILSMAVYFAMAVCAFIAFVWQWKVCHYLMRALAPLGALMTVLALCTGSMWGKPMWGAWWVWDARLTSELILLFLYLGVIALYQAFDEPLPGLKAAGLLAMIGSVNLPIIHYSVVWWNTLHQGASLFKFSAPSIHSSMLWPLLLTLFGFFLWVLAMAMKRLQITILELESHRHWLTETVDKE; the protein is encoded by the coding sequence ATGTGGAAGTCACTGCATTGGGCTGCTAACCCTCAACAACTGTATTTCTTTTGCCAGCGCTATTACAAGCGAATGGTCTGGGTCTCCACTTTGGTCCTGTTCATTGGGTTAACATGGGGAATAGCCTGGGCACCGACGGACTATCAACAAGGTGACAGTTTTCGGATTATTTATTTGCATGTGCCTACGGCGATATTGTCGATGGCGGTGTATTTTGCTATGGCAGTGTGTGCCTTTATCGCTTTTGTTTGGCAATGGAAAGTATGTCACTACTTGATGCGGGCCTTGGCTCCTTTAGGCGCATTAATGACAGTGCTCGCTTTGTGTACCGGCTCAATGTGGGGCAAACCCATGTGGGGGGCGTGGTGGGTTTGGGATGCAAGATTAACGTCAGAGTTGATTTTGCTTTTTTTGTACCTTGGTGTGATAGCTTTATATCAAGCGTTTGATGAGCCATTACCCGGTTTGAAAGCGGCGGGGTTACTGGCCATGATTGGCTCGGTGAATTTGCCCATTATTCACTACTCAGTGGTATGGTGGAACACCCTACATCAAGGCGCTTCTCTGTTTAAGTTCTCGGCTCCTTCCATTCACTCTTCAATGCTTTGGCCATTGTTACTGACACTATTTGGCTTTTTCTTGTGGGTACTCGCCATGGCGATGAAACGGCTTCAGATCACAATTCTCGAATTAGAAAGCCATCGTCACTGGTTGACAGAAACGGTGGATAAGGAGTGA
- the ccmA gene encoding cytochrome c biogenesis heme-transporting ATPase CcmA, with protein MLSLENVTVRRGQQKIVSALSVDFSAGEIWQVIGPNGCGKSTLLQVINGMRPANNGRVLFSGQPFDTPDSHYATQRLFIGHDNGVNPVFTPREELGFFADMNKLCDEVGKPAPHSVSEALVKVGLSKVADEPICRLSSGQQRRVALAKLWLSSARVWVLDEPFNTLDTEGITLITQQISQFAMQGGLVIFTSHQETDLFPLPIRPLVLSDYVI; from the coding sequence GTGTTATCGCTAGAAAATGTAACCGTTCGTCGTGGGCAACAAAAGATCGTCTCGGCTCTGAGCGTCGATTTTTCTGCTGGAGAGATTTGGCAAGTGATTGGCCCGAATGGTTGCGGTAAGAGTACATTATTACAGGTGATTAACGGCATGAGACCGGCCAATAACGGTCGCGTTTTGTTTTCTGGTCAACCGTTCGATACGCCTGATAGCCATTATGCTACGCAACGGCTTTTTATCGGTCATGACAATGGTGTCAATCCGGTTTTTACGCCAAGAGAAGAGCTTGGCTTTTTTGCTGACATGAACAAATTATGTGATGAGGTCGGTAAACCCGCCCCCCATTCAGTGTCTGAAGCGTTAGTTAAAGTAGGGCTAAGCAAGGTCGCCGATGAGCCGATTTGTCGACTGTCGTCAGGGCAGCAACGGCGAGTGGCTTTGGCAAAGTTATGGTTGAGCTCAGCGCGAGTTTGGGTATTAGATGAGCCGTTTAATACGCTTGATACTGAGGGGATCACTCTGATCACCCAACAAATAAGCCAGTTTGCCATGCAGGGCGGTTTGGTTATTTTTACCTCACACCAAGAGACGGATCTTTTTCCCCTTCCCATACGACCATTGGTGTTGTCTGACTATGTTATTTAA
- the ccmD gene encoding heme exporter protein CcmD, whose protein sequence is MMLQSLFEWAAMGGYGFYVWGSLSVTVTAMLCCVFSLHCRHHALLKKRQQRQNNENL, encoded by the coding sequence ATGATGTTGCAATCCCTTTTCGAATGGGCTGCCATGGGCGGCTATGGTTTTTATGTTTGGGGCAGCTTGTCCGTCACGGTTACCGCGATGTTGTGCTGTGTTTTTAGCTTGCACTGTCGCCACCATGCTTTGCTCAAAAAAAGACAGCAACGCCAGAATAACGAAAATCTGTAA
- a CDS encoding chemotaxis protein CheW, with protein sequence MSQTNELEVKKDQSNDEVLQWVTFQLEEETYGINVMQVREVLRYTEIAPVPGAPDYVLGIINLRGNVVTVIDTRARFGLVEGEVTDNTRIIVIESEHQVIGILVDSVAEVVYLRSSEIDTTPSVGTDESSKFIQGVSNREGKLLILVDLNKLLTDEEWDEMAHL encoded by the coding sequence ATGTCTCAAACTAACGAATTAGAAGTAAAAAAAGACCAATCAAATGATGAAGTCTTACAATGGGTGACTTTTCAACTCGAAGAAGAGACCTATGGTATCAATGTAATGCAAGTGCGTGAGGTATTGCGTTATACCGAAATTGCACCGGTACCAGGGGCTCCAGATTACGTATTAGGGATTATCAATTTACGTGGCAATGTGGTTACTGTCATTGATACCCGTGCTCGATTTGGCTTAGTTGAAGGTGAAGTGACCGATAACACCCGTATCATCGTGATTGAGTCAGAACATCAGGTGATAGGCATCTTAGTAGACAGTGTCGCTGAAGTGGTTTATTTGCGTTCTTCTGAAATCGATACGACCCCGAGTGTGGGAACCGATGAGAGTTCTAAGTTTATTCAAGGTGTGAGCAACAGGGAAGGCAAGCTTCTTATTTTAGTGGATCTAAATAAATTGCTTACTGATGAAGAATGGGATGAAATGGCTCACCTATAA
- the ccmE gene encoding cytochrome c maturation protein CcmE — MNVRRRQRLMVALSLVCVLSVAAALITYSLRQNINLFYTPEQVIHGRSDGRQVEANQVIRLGGVVVKGSVKRDSKSLSVHFLLTNNGRDNVAVEYTGILPDLFREGQGIVAEGRLDETKTLLATQVLAKHDENYQPPGVSVLPLSDDKSEVSLVPSLKRNSEVKP; from the coding sequence ATGAACGTAAGACGTCGTCAAAGGTTAATGGTTGCGCTGAGTTTGGTGTGTGTGCTGTCTGTCGCTGCGGCATTGATTACCTATTCACTGCGCCAAAATATCAACTTGTTTTATACACCAGAGCAAGTTATTCACGGTCGAAGTGACGGTCGTCAAGTCGAGGCTAATCAGGTGATTCGCCTTGGTGGTGTGGTGGTTAAAGGCAGTGTCAAACGCGACTCAAAAAGTTTGTCGGTCCATTTTTTACTGACAAATAATGGCCGTGATAACGTTGCGGTTGAATACACGGGGATTTTACCTGACCTTTTTCGTGAAGGACAAGGCATCGTCGCTGAAGGACGCTTAGATGAAACAAAAACACTGCTGGCGACTCAGGTGTTGGCAAAACATGACGAAAACTACCAACCTCCCGGTGTGTCGGTATTGCCGTTAAGCGATGACAAATCAGAAGTCTCGCTGGTGCCCTCTCTTAAACGCAACAGTGAGGTCAAACCATGA
- a CDS encoding VacJ family lipoprotein, with the protein MTNRLAIYAVAFATLLLTACSSKPETDDASSVNDPIEGVNRVMWTLNYDYIDPYFLRPVSLAYVDYTPSPLRTGLKNFFSNLDEPSSMVNNLLMGNGGQAMDNLGRFVINTTFGVLGLFDVASYAGLSKIDDRSFGDTLGHYGVGNGPYLMLPAAGPNTVRGLTDTVDSYYFPLAYLNIWGTIGKFMVQGMEARASLVSQESQLNNSPDPYTLTREIYLQHQDFKAQIEQPKENKEEEDYLDSYLDDNF; encoded by the coding sequence ATGACCAATCGACTCGCCATCTATGCAGTGGCTTTCGCAACATTATTACTCACCGCGTGTAGCAGTAAGCCAGAAACCGACGACGCTAGCTCGGTCAATGACCCAATAGAAGGGGTTAACCGCGTTATGTGGACACTAAACTACGATTACATCGATCCTTACTTCTTAAGACCCGTGTCACTTGCCTACGTTGATTATACTCCATCACCTTTGCGCACCGGCTTAAAAAACTTTTTTTCCAACCTCGATGAGCCGTCAAGCATGGTCAATAACTTGCTCATGGGCAATGGCGGCCAAGCGATGGATAATTTAGGCCGTTTTGTGATTAATACTACCTTTGGCGTTTTGGGTTTGTTTGATGTCGCTTCTTATGCCGGTTTGTCGAAAATCGATGACCGCTCCTTTGGCGATACACTAGGGCATTACGGAGTGGGTAATGGACCTTATTTAATGTTGCCAGCCGCAGGGCCGAACACAGTGCGAGGGTTAACCGATACCGTCGACAGTTACTATTTCCCGCTGGCTTATTTAAACATTTGGGGCACCATAGGTAAGTTCATGGTACAAGGGATGGAAGCTCGAGCGTCGCTGGTGTCTCAAGAGTCCCAGCTGAACAATTCTCCGGATCCATATACATTAACAAGAGAAATCTATCTTCAGCACCAAGACTTTAAAGCGCAGATTGAGCAGCCTAAAGAAAACAAAGAAGAAGAAGATTACTTAGACAGCTATTTAGACGACAATTTTTAG
- a CDS encoding DUF2802 domain-containing protein codes for MAFDWLSLPVVVAGISVLLSVVLMLALVRVARKLALNSDHQRQQQRQVEKEHQKQNKQILELRSVLVGLGHKVNQQQSELQLLNERIAEIENADKDGRLYSRANKMVQLGADINEIIEECELPKAEAELMLSLQKKMAAQSSKKPRSSSPSRTQRSSVDRQR; via the coding sequence ATGGCGTTTGATTGGTTGTCTTTGCCGGTTGTAGTCGCCGGCATTAGTGTATTATTGAGTGTTGTGTTGATGCTGGCTTTAGTTCGCGTTGCGCGTAAGCTTGCCTTGAACTCTGATCACCAGCGTCAGCAGCAGCGTCAAGTGGAAAAAGAGCACCAAAAACAAAACAAACAAATCCTCGAGTTACGTTCGGTATTGGTTGGGCTCGGTCACAAAGTCAATCAGCAGCAAAGTGAACTGCAATTGCTCAATGAGCGCATTGCGGAAATCGAAAACGCCGATAAAGACGGACGTTTGTACAGTCGGGCGAACAAGATGGTTCAGCTTGGTGCTGATATTAATGAAATTATTGAAGAGTGTGAATTGCCCAAAGCCGAAGCGGAATTGATGCTTTCACTACAAAAAAAAATGGCGGCCCAGTCTTCAAAAAAACCTCGTAGTTCGTCGCCATCACGAACTCAACGCTCCTCTGTCGATCGACAACGTTAA
- a CDS encoding cytochrome c-type biogenesis protein, whose translation MKAIIILYAMLLSCFTWAAVDAFEFDTPQQEAQYYDLIHELRCPKCQNNSIADSNAELAGDLRLKVYQLTMQGDSKAEIKAYLVARYGIFIDYRPPVTRATLLLWVLPLVPFLVGFVFIVRRQRQFKRQPKSDWGVAQEQAFQKKMSQSTTDTCDESSRKGGQ comes from the coding sequence GTGAAAGCCATCATCATTTTATATGCCATGCTCCTGTCGTGTTTTACTTGGGCGGCCGTCGATGCGTTTGAGTTTGATACTCCGCAGCAAGAAGCGCAATATTACGACTTAATTCACGAATTGCGTTGCCCGAAATGCCAAAATAACAGCATCGCGGATTCCAATGCCGAGTTAGCAGGCGATTTGCGACTTAAAGTTTATCAACTGACAATGCAAGGCGATTCGAAAGCGGAGATCAAAGCATATTTGGTTGCTCGATACGGTATTTTCATTGATTATCGTCCACCGGTCACCAGGGCAACATTACTGCTTTGGGTATTACCACTGGTGCCATTTTTGGTCGGTTTTGTGTTTATTGTGCGCCGACAACGCCAGTTCAAACGGCAACCTAAGTCAGACTGGGGAGTGGCGCAAGAGCAGGCTTTTCAGAAAAAAATGTCGCAGTCGACCACTGACACGTGCGATGAGTCGTCTCGCAAAGGGGGACAATAA
- a CDS encoding heme exporter protein CcmB yields the protein MLFNVFCVLLRRELRHHWRNKADIVHPLIFFLLVLSLLGLSMGHQQQSLHNLAPHLVWISVLLSVLMSFDKVFKPDLTSGVLLQHFMRPKGIYPMIAAKMCSHWLVTCLPLLIFMPIIKLVFDLPWDALGVLTLSLLIGVLALTAIGTMAESLALAKAKSNYLVALICLPLQVPVLLFALSMMESAHFMPRVQAYLALLVAFSLLTCVFCPFVTKQALTINLQ from the coding sequence ATGTTATTTAATGTCTTTTGCGTACTACTGCGTCGGGAGCTACGCCACCATTGGCGCAATAAGGCCGATATTGTTCACCCGCTGATCTTTTTTCTTCTGGTCTTGTCTTTGTTGGGGTTATCCATGGGACATCAGCAGCAATCGTTACATAACTTAGCGCCTCATTTGGTGTGGATAAGTGTGTTGCTCTCGGTGTTAATGTCGTTTGATAAAGTGTTTAAACCGGATTTGACCAGTGGTGTTTTACTGCAACATTTTATGCGACCCAAGGGGATTTACCCGATGATTGCGGCCAAAATGTGTTCTCATTGGCTAGTGACTTGCTTGCCATTATTGATTTTTATGCCAATCATTAAGCTCGTTTTTGACCTGCCATGGGACGCTCTTGGCGTGTTAACCCTGTCGCTTTTAATTGGGGTTTTGGCCCTCACTGCTATTGGTACTATGGCTGAGTCTTTGGCCTTAGCGAAAGCCAAAAGCAATTATTTGGTGGCTTTGATTTGTCTGCCACTGCAAGTGCCCGTATTGCTGTTTGCCCTTTCTATGATGGAAAGTGCTCACTTTATGCCTAGAGTTCAGGCTTATTTGGCCTTATTGGTCGCGTTTAGCTTATTGACGTGTGTGTTTTGTCCATTTGTCACTAAACAAGCATTAACCATCAATTTACAGTAG
- a CDS encoding heme lyase CcmF/NrfE family subunit, producing the protein MSADIGWWCLVLALALALVLSVFPLYGALTQRAEYQKLASPLAFAVFLFTLLAYLSLSWAFYHDDFSLRYVASHSNRLLPWYYKLSAVWGGHEGSLLLWVWIQAGWLAAVAKWSQKLPEQESARLLAVMGMICAGFLLFIIATSNPFERTFPAYPVDGVDLNPLLQDPGLILHPPLLYMGYVGFSVSFAFAISALISGNLDGVWARWSRPWTTLAWLSLTLGIALGSWWAYTELGWGGWWFWDPVENASLMPWLAGTALLHSLAVTEKRATFKAWTVLLAIMTFSLSLLGTFLVRSGVLVSVHSFAADPQRGLFILALLCLVIGGSLLLFALRGQSIRSSTYFSVLSRENALLLNNLLLMTALVIVFVGTLFPLVYQQIGWGDLSIGAPFYNQLFALLSLPLMLVLGLTPLIRWRQQPPGQLYHKLLMAGLFSFTLSVMFVWLSPFEFYWLVWLIVVLCAWVCILHGVDIHTKATQRHAFFKGLRKLKASYWAMQLGHLGLLVTIIGITFVEHYSTEREVRMTPSGASYVIAGFQVTFDSLSSIPSKRYDSLVGRFSLRKEQTIADTLVAEKRYYRVAKTVMTEVGLYRSLWGDVYIALGEPLEDGQTWAIRLYHKPLIAWIWGGAILMALAGLIAVADKRYRLKPIGVRR; encoded by the coding sequence TTGAGCGCTGATATCGGCTGGTGGTGCTTGGTTTTGGCCTTAGCTTTGGCTTTGGTATTGAGTGTATTCCCTTTGTATGGCGCGCTGACTCAGCGTGCAGAGTATCAAAAGTTAGCCAGTCCTCTGGCTTTTGCCGTGTTTTTGTTCACCTTGTTGGCTTACCTCAGTCTAAGTTGGGCGTTTTATCACGATGATTTCTCATTGAGGTATGTAGCCAGTCATTCAAATCGCTTGTTGCCTTGGTATTACAAACTCAGTGCAGTGTGGGGGGGGCATGAAGGCTCATTGTTGTTGTGGGTGTGGATTCAGGCTGGCTGGCTTGCCGCGGTCGCCAAATGGAGCCAAAAATTACCCGAGCAGGAAAGCGCCCGTTTGTTAGCCGTGATGGGGATGATATGCGCAGGCTTTTTGCTGTTTATTATCGCCACGTCAAATCCCTTTGAACGGACTTTTCCCGCTTACCCAGTCGATGGCGTGGATCTTAATCCCTTATTGCAAGACCCGGGCTTAATTCTTCATCCGCCGCTACTTTATATGGGGTATGTGGGCTTCTCGGTGTCTTTTGCTTTTGCTATCAGCGCTCTGATTTCAGGTAATTTAGATGGAGTTTGGGCAAGGTGGTCACGGCCTTGGACCACGCTTGCTTGGCTGAGTTTGACTTTGGGGATCGCTTTAGGATCATGGTGGGCGTACACCGAATTAGGCTGGGGCGGATGGTGGTTTTGGGACCCAGTAGAAAACGCCTCACTCATGCCTTGGCTAGCGGGCACGGCTTTACTGCACTCATTGGCGGTCACCGAAAAACGAGCCACATTCAAAGCTTGGACCGTATTGCTGGCGATCATGACCTTTTCTTTGAGCTTACTGGGGACGTTTCTAGTCCGCTCCGGGGTCTTGGTCTCGGTGCATTCCTTTGCCGCGGATCCACAGCGAGGGTTGTTTATCCTCGCATTACTGTGTTTAGTGATTGGCGGCTCTTTACTGCTGTTTGCACTGCGAGGCCAGTCAATTCGTTCATCGACATACTTTTCTGTGTTGTCACGAGAAAATGCCCTCCTGCTCAATAATCTGTTGCTGATGACGGCGTTAGTTATCGTGTTTGTCGGTACGCTTTTTCCTCTGGTCTATCAACAAATCGGCTGGGGGGATCTCAGTATCGGGGCTCCTTTTTACAATCAATTGTTCGCCCTTTTATCACTGCCATTGATGTTGGTACTTGGCCTGACACCTTTGATTCGCTGGCGTCAGCAACCACCGGGTCAGCTTTATCACAAGTTACTTATGGCCGGTTTGTTCTCTTTCACTCTCAGTGTGATGTTCGTGTGGTTGAGTCCATTTGAGTTTTATTGGTTGGTTTGGTTGATCGTGGTACTTTGTGCATGGGTGTGTATTTTACACGGGGTCGATATCCACACTAAGGCGACTCAAAGACACGCTTTTTTCAAAGGATTGAGGAAACTCAAAGCCAGTTATTGGGCCATGCAGTTGGGGCATCTGGGACTCTTAGTCACTATTATTGGCATTACCTTTGTCGAGCATTACAGCACAGAGCGAGAAGTTAGGATGACACCAAGTGGCGCCTCTTATGTCATTGCTGGGTTTCAAGTGACCTTTGATAGCTTGTCGTCGATCCCGTCAAAGCGATACGATAGCTTGGTGGGGCGCTTTTCCCTCAGAAAAGAGCAAACCATCGCAGATACCCTTGTGGCAGAAAAACGCTATTATCGCGTCGCCAAAACAGTGATGACAGAAGTGGGACTGTATCGTTCGCTGTGGGGGGATGTCTATATTGCGTTAGGTGAGCCCCTTGAGGATGGCCAAACCTGGGCCATACGTTTGTATCACAAACCTTTAATTGCGTGGATATGGGGTGGGGCAATCTTAATGGCCTTGGCTGGATTAATCGCTGTTGCCGATAAGCGCTACCGTTTAAAACCCATAGGAGTCAGGCGATGA
- a CDS encoding sodium:alanine symporter family protein has product MIKAKKLWLLMLAFVTGSALAEEPSGFKQAIESISQSVDGFFNDYTGWFVGLIFKSVPVGDASFPLIVGWLLLAAIIFTVYFGFIQFKRVGLAINIIKGKYTDPNSKEDGEVSHFQALTTALSGTVGLGNIAGVGAALAIGGPGATFWMILCGLLGMASKFCECTLGVKYRTVLPSGAISGGPMYYLSQGLSEKGLTGLGKGLAIGFALMCILGSLGGGNMFQANQAHAMLTYAFDVPSEYGIITGFVLAALVFSVIVGGMPSIASVTERVVPWMAVLYIGMSLIVIISNIGQVGAAFASIFEGAFTGAGVAGGIIGALIQGLKRATFSNEAGVGSAAIAHSAVKTKEPVTEGLVSLLEPFIDTVVICTMTALVITIAGLNTAPFNGEGLTGVTLTAASFTETAGFFKYLLALAVVLFAFSTMISWSYYGLKAWTYLFGEGRKAELVYKLMFCFFVIVGATIQFGAVIDFSDAAIFAMSIFNIIGLYFLMPIVKQELHSFVARIKSGEIKSYDK; this is encoded by the coding sequence ATGATAAAAGCAAAAAAACTTTGGCTACTTATGCTCGCTTTCGTGACTGGAAGTGCCCTGGCAGAAGAGCCCAGTGGCTTTAAACAAGCCATTGAATCTATCAGCCAATCTGTCGATGGTTTTTTTAATGACTACACTGGATGGTTTGTGGGCCTCATTTTTAAAAGCGTCCCTGTCGGCGACGCCAGTTTTCCACTGATCGTTGGTTGGTTATTGCTCGCGGCAATCATTTTCACGGTTTATTTTGGCTTTATACAATTTAAACGGGTTGGACTGGCCATTAATATCATTAAAGGCAAATACACAGATCCCAATTCGAAAGAAGATGGGGAAGTCTCCCACTTTCAAGCCCTGACCACGGCCCTGTCCGGTACGGTTGGTTTAGGTAACATTGCCGGCGTGGGCGCGGCACTTGCGATTGGCGGTCCCGGTGCGACTTTTTGGATGATCCTGTGTGGCCTTCTGGGGATGGCGTCAAAATTTTGTGAGTGTACTTTGGGTGTTAAGTACCGCACTGTTTTGCCATCGGGTGCAATTTCAGGTGGCCCTATGTACTACCTCAGTCAAGGGCTTAGCGAGAAGGGTTTGACAGGCTTAGGCAAAGGCTTGGCCATTGGCTTTGCGCTGATGTGTATCTTGGGTTCATTAGGTGGTGGTAACATGTTCCAAGCCAACCAAGCCCACGCAATGCTAACTTATGCTTTTGACGTTCCAAGTGAATACGGCATTATTACCGGCTTTGTGCTTGCGGCATTGGTTTTTTCCGTGATTGTCGGAGGTATGCCTTCTATTGCTTCAGTGACTGAACGAGTCGTGCCTTGGATGGCAGTCCTGTACATCGGTATGTCTTTGATCGTTATTATCTCTAACATCGGACAAGTCGGTGCTGCATTTGCCTCTATTTTCGAGGGTGCTTTCACTGGTGCCGGTGTTGCGGGTGGTATCATTGGTGCATTGATCCAAGGCTTAAAACGTGCAACATTCTCAAACGAAGCAGGCGTCGGCTCTGCAGCAATTGCTCACTCAGCGGTAAAAACCAAAGAGCCAGTTACAGAAGGTCTTGTTTCTCTATTAGAACCTTTCATCGATACCGTGGTGATTTGTACGATGACGGCCTTGGTGATTACAATTGCTGGGCTTAACACAGCACCATTTAATGGTGAAGGTTTGACTGGCGTGACCCTAACTGCTGCCTCTTTCACTGAAACAGCCGGCTTCTTTAAGTACTTACTCGCACTTGCCGTCGTATTGTTCGCCTTCTCAACCATGATCTCTTGGTCATACTACGGGTTAAAAGCATGGACATACCTGTTTGGTGAAGGAAGAAAAGCGGAGTTAGTCTACAAACTGATGTTTTGTTTCTTCGTGATTGTCGGTGCGACCATTCAATTTGGTGCGGTTATTGACTTCTCCGATGCCGCGATTTTTGCAATGTCTATCTTCAACATCATTGGTCTCTACTTCTTGATGCCAATTGTGAAACAAGAACTGCATTCTTTTGTCGCTCGCATCAAATCTGGTGAAATCAAAAGTTACGACAAATAA